The following proteins are encoded in a genomic region of Mustela erminea isolate mMusErm1 chromosome 3, mMusErm1.Pri, whole genome shotgun sequence:
- the TGFBI gene encoding transforming growth factor-beta-induced protein ig-h3, whose protein sequence is MSASSRSMALLVQLLPLALALALGPAATLAGPAKSPYQLVLQHSRLRGRQHGPNVCAVQKLIGTNKKYFTNCKQWYQRKICGKSTVISYECCPGYEKVPGEKGCPAALPLSNLYETLGVVGSTTTQLYTDRTEKLRPEMEGPGSFTIFAPSNEAWASLPAEVLDSLVSNVNIELLNALRYHMVNRRVLTDELKHGMALTSMYQNSGIQIHHYPNGIVTVNCARLLKADHHATNGVVHLIDKVISTVTNNIQQIIEIEDTFETLRAAVAASGLNTVLEGDGQFTLLAPTNEAFEKIPAETLNRILGDPEALRDLLNNHILKSAMCAEAIVAGMSMETLEGTTLEVGCSGDMLTINGKAIISNKDTLATNGVIHYIDELLIPDSAKTLFELAAESDVSTAVDLFRQAGLGTHLSGKEQLTLLAPMNSVFKDGTPNIDAHTRNLLLNHMVKDQLASKYLYHGQTLDTLGGKKLRVFVYRNSLCIENSCIAAHDKRGRYGTLFTMDRMLTPPMGTVMDILKGDNRFSMLVAAIQSAGLTEVLNREGVYTVFAPTNEAFQAMPPEELNKLLGNAKELANILKYHIGDEILVSGGIGALVRLKSLQGDKLEVSSKNNIVNVNKEPVAEADIMATNGVVYAISSVLQPPAIKPQERGDELADSALEIFKQASAYSRATRTSVKLAPVYQRLLERMKH, encoded by the exons ATGTCCGCGTCCTCCCGCTCCATGGCGCTCCTCGTGCAGCTGCTGCCCCTCGCCCTGGCGCTGGCCCTGGGCCCCGCCGCCACCCTGGCGGGCCCGGCCAAGTCGCCGTACCAGCTGGTGCTGCAGCACAGCCGGCTCCGGGGCCGCCAGCACGG CCCCAACGTgtgtgctgtgcagaagctcaTCGGCACCAACAAGAAGTACTTCACCAACTGCAAGCAGTGGTACCAAAGGAAAATCTGTGGCAAATCCAC AGTCATCAGCTATGAGTGCTGTCCTGGATACGAGAAGGTGCCAGGAGAGAAGGGCTGTCCCGCAG CCCTACCTCTCTCGAACCTTTATGAGACCCTGGGCGTCGTTGGATCCACCACGACTCAGCTGTACACGGACCGCACAGAGAAGCTGAGGCCCGAGATGGAAGGGCCCGGCAGTTTCACCATCTTCGCCCCCAGCAACGAGGCCTGGGCTTCCTTGCCAGCT GAAGTACtggactccctggtgagcaacgTCAACATCGAGCTGCTCAATGCCCTTCGCTACCACATGGTCAACAGACGGGTCCTGACAGATGAGCTGAAACACGGCATGGCCCTCACCTCCATGTACCAGAATTCAGGCATCCAGATCCACCATTATCCCAACGGG ATCGTGACCGTGAACTGTGCTCGGCTGCTGAAAGCCGACCACCACGCCACCAACGGTGTAGTGCACCTTATCGACAAGGTCATCTCCACCGTCACCAACAACATCCAGCAGATCATCGAGATCGAAGACACATTTGAGACCCTTCGG GCTGCTGTGGCCGCATCTGGGCTCAACACCGTGCTGGAAGGGGATGGCCAGTTCACGCTCCTGGCCCCCACCAATGAGGCCTTCGAGAAGATCCCTGCTGAAACCTTGAACAGGATCCTGGGTGACCCAGAAGCCCTGAGAG acctgctgaacAACCACATCCTGAAGTCGGCCATGTGTGCAGAAGCCATCGTTGCAGGGATGTCCATGGAGACCCTGGAGGGCACCACCCTGGAGGTGGGCTGCAGCGGGGACATGCTCACCATCAATGGGAAGGCCATCATCTCCAATAAAGACACGCTGGCCACCAATGGTGTGATCCACTACATTGATGAGCTGCTCATCCCGGACTCAG CCAAGACGCTGTTTGAGTTGGCTGCGGAGTCTGATGTTTCCACAGCCGTTGACCTTTTCAGACAGGCTGGCCTTGGCACTCATCTCTCCGGAAAGGAGCAGTTGACCCTCCTGGCCCCCATGAATTCTGTATTCAAAG ATGGAACCCCTAACATTGATGCACATACAAGGAATTTGCTTCTGAATCACATGGTTAAAGACCAGCTAGCTTCCAAGTATCTGTATCATGGACAGACCCTGGACACTCTGGGTGGcaaaaaactgagagtttttgtTTATCGCAAT AGCCTGTGTATCGAGAACAGCTGCATTGCTGCCCACGACAAGAGGGGGAGATATGGGACGCTCTTCACCATGGACCGAATGCTCACCCCCCCGATGGGGACTGTCATGGACATCCTGAAGGGGGACAATCGCTTCAG CATGCTAGTGGCCGCCATCCAGTCTGCTGGGCTGACGGAGGTGCTCAACAGGGAAGGGGTCTACACAGTCTTTGCTCCTACAAATGAGGCCTTCCAAGCCATGCCACCAGAAGAGCTGAACAAACTCTTGG GCAATGCCAAGGAGCTGGCCAACATCCTGAAATACCACATTGGCGACGAGATCCTGGTCAGCGGGGGCATCGGGGCCCTGGTACGGCTGAAGTCTCTCCAGGGGGACAAGCTAGAAGTCAGCTCG AAAAACAACATCGTGAATGTCAATAAGGAGCCAGTTGCGGAAGCTGACATCATGGCCACCAACGGCGTGGTCTACGCCATCTCCAGCGTCCTGCAGCCTCCAG CCATCAAACCTCAGGAGCGAGGGGATGAACTTGCAGACTCTGCACTTGAAATCTTCAAACAGGCATCAGCATATTCCAGG GCCACCCGGACCTCTGTGAAACTAG CCCCCGTGTATCAGCGGTTATTAGAGAGGATGAAACATTAG